In a single window of the Arachis hypogaea cultivar Tifrunner chromosome 6, arahy.Tifrunner.gnm2.J5K5, whole genome shotgun sequence genome:
- the LOC112697201 gene encoding DNA replication ATP-dependent helicase/nuclease JHS1 isoform X2, translated as MPPKKKNNTSSSSSSASKKHNPQPSKFGIQHFFDRHTQNNALLASQKLQTNNASDSAAKPVSDPLPARTRDPICSTVVQVTPQPSPQKPSDDKGNTNYISNNDNRSNNGPSQNTPTEKSVVPVDNVMEDIVSELSPDISKAMPLKRFKFSPGMFIKQTQDYGVDEVTWKISPVNERLQAVSKHVPNVIKALADSSRLNLLPFRSCSEDKTFRDKDDKVDELLTSPTPKASAKALPSMSKLGLKRINPEQSVDFDTNPITLSYSGVSSRQSPFRTPPSLSHCPDKVHPINDIQCTGPSDQLYLRQHKKTLLELLDQVEDAIAVDDATVCNKGTDSLKCCDGIADELPVRANHADERTRSHRSKEDMVADSSYLVLQVSENSRSADSSAADARSPYKVLRLLNEQTGEERVVNLRDEWFFSVIAPGDTVNIIGQFDEGGSCDIGHENNFLIVHPDILLSGTRVAGSFGCLRRTVLDERLKCNEYSTAALTGTLLHQIFQAGLTEDNPSIDFLEGYTEVVLLRNIESLYACGVNESDVRKTLIDAVPRILSWILRFTNKEENEDPNVCFGFHNRPNKVAISEVIDIEEMAWAPKYGLKGMIDASVRVTVQSVKDELEEKIMPVEFKTGKSPAGQSSAEHNAQVILYTLLMSERYQNTIDSGLLYYLQSDQTQGIVAQRSDLVGLIMRRNELASDILKALTSQQLPAMLKSPGICKGCRHLNVCSIYHKLHGGSTKSSGLEDVFDSLTDHLTSSHSKFLCHWDRLIDLEAKETELLRKEMWRSHSLKAPNCGSLSSIVLDASYGIPHQKSVKDNRFVYRFVRQDNCPSEVSDGDHCSTYSTNLDLTLASGDYVILSNDSSGQIIAKGVISDISQIHVSVSFSKRLRIPGRCSTTHDLLQQVWRIDKDEFVTSFASMSLAQLFLQNVRSTHLRRMIVDLEAPRFDCESIVSQDPAISYVRSKKSLNDDQCKAILKILAAKDYALILGMPGTGKTSTLVHAVKALLERGSSILLTAYTNSAVDNLLMKLKAQDIDFVRIGRPEAVHEVVRGHCLSATSIQNVEDIKIRLGQVRVVAVTCLGISSPLLANMRFDVCIMDEAGQTTLPVSLGPLAFASVFVLVGDHYQLPPLVQSIEARENGMGISLFCRLSETHPEAIAELRSQYRMRQGIMDLSNALIYGDRLRCGSSEIANATLEFSNLNCGLTWLEDVLNPSRPVIFIDTDMLPALEVRDQKTVNNPVEAHIIAEVATELVRNGIVGEQIGVITPYNSQANLIRKAASETTMEIHTIDKYQGRDKDCILVSFVRSSENPTNLAASLLGDWHRINVALTRARKKLIMVGSRRTLSKVLLLKLLIKNVEEQCGIISVSKKDIVPKGQLRKCSQMG; from the exons ATGCctccaaagaagaagaacaacacttcttcttcttcttcttctgcgtcCAAGAAGCATAACCCTCAACCTTCCAAGTTCGGCATCCAGCACTTCTTTGATCGCCACACACAGAACAACGCTCTCCTCGCCTCCCAAAAGCTCCAAACTAACAATGCTTCCGATTCCGCCGCTAAACCAGTTTCTGACCCTCTCCCTGCCCGAACCAGAGACCCGATTTGCAGCACCGTTGTGCAGGTGACTCCCCAACCATCGCCGCAAAAACCTAGCGACGACAAGGGTAATACAAATTATATTAGTAATAATGATAATAGAAGTAACAATGGACCGTCCCAGAATACTCCTACTGAGAAGTCGGTGGTGCCGGTTGATAATGTGATGGAAGATATTGTGTCTGAGCTGTCCCCAGATATTTCTAAAGCTATGCCGCTTAAGCGCTTCAAATTCTCACCTGGAATG TTTATAAAGCAGACTCAAGATTATGGGGTTGATGAGGTCACATGGAAGATATCTCCAGTGAACGAAAGACTCCAAGCTGTTTCTAAACATGTGCCAAATGTCATTAAAGCGTTGGCCGACTCTTCAAGACTCAACTTATTGCCATTTCGTAGCTGCTCAGAAGATAAG ACTTTTCGGGATAAAGATGACAAGGTTGACGAATTGCTTACTTCACCAACTCCCAAGGCTTCTGCAAAAGCTCTACCTTCAATGAGTAAATTAGGCTTGAAAAGGATAAATCCAGAACAAAGTGTGGATTTTgacaccaatccaattactctGAGCTACTCTGGAGTATCTAGCAGACAGAGTCCCTTCAGGACTCCACCCTCTTTGTCTCATTGTCCCGATAAG GTGCATCCTATTAATGACATTCAATGCACTGGACCATCTGATCAACTTTATCTCAGACAGCACAAAAAG ACTTTGCTTGAACTGTTAGATCAAGTTGAAGATGCCATTGCTGTTGATGACGCTACTGTTTGTAACAAGGGAACTGATTCTTTAAAATGTTGTGACGGCATTGCTGATGAGCTCCCTGTTAGAGCCAACCATGCTGATGAAAGAACAAGATCACATAGATCTAAAGAGGATATGGTTGCTGACTCTAGTTATCTGGTTTTGCAG GTGTCTGAAAATTCTAGGTCTGCTGATTCATCTGCTGCTGATGCTCGATCCCCATACAAG GTGCTTCGCTTACTAAATGAGCAAACTGGAGAGGAGCGGGTTGTAAACTTGAGGGATGAGTG GTTTTTCAGTGTAATTGCACCTGGAGATACTGTAAACATAATCGGTCAATTTGATGAAGGAGGAAGTTGTGATATAGGCCATGAAAATAATTTCTTGATTGTGCACCCAGACATTCTGCTGTCTGGAACAAGG GTTGCTGGCAGTTTTGGTTGCCTTAGGAGAACTGTCTTAGATGAGAGGCTAAAATGCAATGAGTACTCTACTGCAGCATTGACTGGAACCTTGCTTCACCAAATTTTTCAG GCTGGGCTCACAGAAGACAATCCATCTATTGACTTCTTGGAAGGTTACACAGAAGTGGTATTACTTAGGAACATTGAGAGTCTGTATGCTTGTGGAG TAAATGAAAGTGATGTTCGGAAAACCTTGATTGATGCTGTCCCGAGAATATTGAGTTGGATTTTACGGTTCACAAATAAGGAG GAAAATGAAGATCCTAATGTTTGTTTTGGATTTCACAATAGGCCTAACAAAGTTGCCATATCTGAG GTAATTGATATTGAAGAGATGGCATGGGCTCCTAAATATGGTTTGAAAGGGATGATTGATGCTTCAGTCAGAGTGACAGTACAATCAGTAAAAGATGAACTGGAGGAGAAGATTATGCCAGTAGAGTTCAAAACCGGGAAATCACCAGCTGGCCAG TCATCAGCAGAACACAATGCTCAAGTAATCTTATATACTCTTCTGATGTCTGAAAG GTATCAAAACACCATTGATTCTGGTCTTCTATATTATCTCCAATCAGATCAGACACAG GGTATTGTGGCTCAAAGATCTGACTTAGTTGGCCTAATAATGCGACGGAACGAGCTAGCAAGTGATATTCTTAAGGCATTAACCTCGCAACAACTTCCAGCAATGTTAAAG AGTCCTGGCATTTGCAAAGGTTGTCGCCATCTTAATGTTTGTAGCATTTATCACAAG TTACATGGTGGAAGCACAAAAAGCAGTGGATTGGAAGATGTATTTGATTCTCTTACTGACCACCTTACATCTTCCCATTCCAAGTTCCTCTGCCATTGGGATCGGCTGATTGACTTGGAAGCCAAGGAGACTGAG CTTTTAAGGAAAGAGATGTGGCGATCACATAGTTTAAAAGCTCCAAACTGTGGTAGCCTTTCTTCTATTGTTCTCGATGCTTCATATGGAATTCCTCATCAGAAATCTGTCAAAGATAATCGCTTTGTTTATCGTTTTGTAAGACAAGATAATTGTCCCTCTGAAGTTTCTGATGGTGATCATTGTAGTACCTATTCAACAAATTTAGATCTTACACTTGCAAGCGGAGACTATGTG ATATTGAGTAATGACTCTAGTGGGCAAATTATTGCAAAAGGGGTGATCTCTGATATTAGCCAGATTCATGTATCT GTTTCCTTTTCAAAACGCTTACGAATTCCTGGAAGATGTTCCACTACACATGATCTCCTTCAACAGGTTTGGAGAATCGACAAGGATGAATTTGTGACTTCATTTGCATCTATGAG TCTTGCACAACTTTTTCTACAAAATGTTCGGAGTACTCATCTGCGGAGGATGATTGTTGATCTTGAG GCTCCTAGGTTTGACTGTGAATCTATAGTCAGTCAGGATCCAGCAATATCATATGTTCGGTCGAAGAAATCTTTGAATGATGATCAATGTAAAGCAATTCTCAAG ATACTTGCAGCAAAAGATTATGCGCTTATATTAGGAATGCCTGGAACAGGAAAGACTTCTACGTTGGTTCATGCTGTGAAAGCCTTGCTGGAAAGGGGCTCTTCCATTTTGCTGACAGCCTATACAAACTCTGCAGTTGATAATTTACTCATGAAATTAAAAGCACAG GACATTGATTTTGTTCGGATTGGAAGACCAGAAGCAGTGCATGAGGTGGTCAGAGGACACTGCCTTTCAG CAACAAGTATACAAAATGTTGAAGATATCAAAATAAGGTTAGGTCAAGTCAGAGTTGTTGCAGTTACTTGTCTTGGCATTTCCAGTCCCTTGCTTGCCAACATGAGATTTGATGTATGCATTATGGATGAAGCTGGACAGACAACCTTACCT GTGTCCTTGGGCCCCCTAGCATTTGCTTCAGTGTTTGTACTTGTTGGGGATCATTATCAATTGCCTCCACTTGTCCAG AGCATAGAGGCCCGAGAGAATGGCATGGGGATAAGTTTGTTCTGTAGGCTCTCCGAAACACATCCAGAGGCAATTGCGGAATTACGGAGCCAG TACCGGATGCGTCAAGGCATTATGGACTTGTCAAATGCCTTGATATATGGTGACAGGTTGAGGTGTGGTTCATCTGAAATAGCTAATGCAACACTTGAGTTTTCTAATCTAAACTGTGGCTTGACTTGGCTAGAAGAT GTTTTAAATCCAAGCAGGCCAGTGATTTTTATTGATACTG ACATGTTACCCGCTTTGGAGGTAAGAGATCAGAAGACTGTCAATAATCCAGTTGAAGCTCACATAATTGCCGAG GTTGCAACGGAATTGGTTAGAAATGGAATTGTAGGAGAGCAGATTGGTGTTATTACCCCCTATAATTCACAGGCAAACCTCATCCGGAAAGCAGCTTCCGAGACTACCATGGAGATACATACCATTGACAAATATCAG GGTAGAGATAAGGATTGCATATTAGTCTCTTTCGTAAGATCTAGTGAAAACCCAACGAACCTTGCTGCTTCTCTTCTCGGAGACTGGCACAGGATAAATGTGGCACTCACTCGCGCTAGG AAAAAGTTGATCATGGTGGGGTCTCGTAGAACTCTTTCAAAGGTTCTGCTACTGAAACTTCTCATTAAGAACGTTGAGGAACAATGTGGAATTATAAGTGTTTCGAAGAAGGATATCGTTCCAAAAGGTCAGCTCCGAAAATGTTCTCAAATGGGTTGA
- the LOC112697201 gene encoding DNA replication ATP-dependent helicase/nuclease JHS1 isoform X3, which yields MPPKKKNNTSSSSSSASKKHNPQPSKFGIQHFFDRHTQNNALLASQKLQTNNASDSAAKPVSDPLPARTRDPICSTVVQVTPQPSPQKPSDDKGNTNYISNNDNRSNNGPSQNTPTEKSVVPVDNVMEDIVSELSPDISKAMPLKRFKFSPGMFIKQTQDYGVDEVTWKISPVNERLQAVSKHVPNVIKALADSSRLNLLPFRSCSEDKTFRDKDDKVDELLTSPTPKASAKALPSMSKLGLKRINPEQSVDFDTNPITLSYSGVSSRQSPFRTPPSLSHCPDKVHPINDIQCTGPSDQLYLRQHKKTLLELLDQVEDAIAVDDATVCNKGTDSLKCCDGIADELPVRANHADERTRSHRSKEDMVADSSYLVLQVSENSRSADSSAADARSPYKVLRLLNEQTGEERVVNLRDEWFFSVIAPGDTVNIIGQFDEGGSCDIGHENNFLIVHPDILLSGTRVAGSFGCLRRTVLDERLKCNEYSTAALTGTLLHQIFQAGLTEDNPSIDFLEGYTEVVLLRNIESLYACGVNESDVRKTLIDAVPRILSWILRFTNKEENEDPNVCFGFHNRPNKVAISEVIDIEEMAWAPKYGLKGMIDASVRVTVQSVKDELEEKIMPVEFKTGKSPAGQSSAEHNAQVILYTLLMSERYQNTIDSGLLYYLQSDQTQGIVAQRSDLVGLIMRRNELASDILKALTSQQLPAMLKSPGICKGCRHLNVCSIYHKLHGGSTKSSGLEDVFDSLTDHLTSSHSKFLCHWDRLIDLEAKETELLRKEMWRSHSLKAPNCGSLSSIVLDASYGIPHQKSVKDNRFVYRFVRQDNCPSEVSDGDHCSTYSTNLDLTLASGDYVVSFSKRLRIPGRCSTTHDLLQQVWRIDKDEFVTSFASMRFSLAQLFLQNVRSTHLRRMIVDLEAPRFDCESIVSQDPAISYVRSKKSLNDDQCKAILKILAAKDYALILGMPGTGKTSTLVHAVKALLERGSSILLTAYTNSAVDNLLMKLKAQDIDFVRIGRPEAVHEVVRGHCLSATSIQNVEDIKIRLGQVRVVAVTCLGISSPLLANMRFDVCIMDEAGQTTLPVSLGPLAFASVFVLVGDHYQLPPLVQSIEARENGMGISLFCRLSETHPEAIAELRSQYRMRQGIMDLSNALIYGDRLRCGSSEIANATLEFSNLNCGLTWLEDVLNPSRPVIFIDTDMLPALEVRDQKTVNNPVEAHIIAEVATELVRNGIVGEQIGVITPYNSQANLIRKAASETTMEIHTIDKYQGRDKDCILVSFVRSSENPTNLAASLLGDWHRINVALTRARKKLIMVGSRRTLSKVLLLKLLIKNVEEQCGIISVSKKDIVPKGQLRKCSQMG from the exons ATGCctccaaagaagaagaacaacacttcttcttcttcttcttctgcgtcCAAGAAGCATAACCCTCAACCTTCCAAGTTCGGCATCCAGCACTTCTTTGATCGCCACACACAGAACAACGCTCTCCTCGCCTCCCAAAAGCTCCAAACTAACAATGCTTCCGATTCCGCCGCTAAACCAGTTTCTGACCCTCTCCCTGCCCGAACCAGAGACCCGATTTGCAGCACCGTTGTGCAGGTGACTCCCCAACCATCGCCGCAAAAACCTAGCGACGACAAGGGTAATACAAATTATATTAGTAATAATGATAATAGAAGTAACAATGGACCGTCCCAGAATACTCCTACTGAGAAGTCGGTGGTGCCGGTTGATAATGTGATGGAAGATATTGTGTCTGAGCTGTCCCCAGATATTTCTAAAGCTATGCCGCTTAAGCGCTTCAAATTCTCACCTGGAATG TTTATAAAGCAGACTCAAGATTATGGGGTTGATGAGGTCACATGGAAGATATCTCCAGTGAACGAAAGACTCCAAGCTGTTTCTAAACATGTGCCAAATGTCATTAAAGCGTTGGCCGACTCTTCAAGACTCAACTTATTGCCATTTCGTAGCTGCTCAGAAGATAAG ACTTTTCGGGATAAAGATGACAAGGTTGACGAATTGCTTACTTCACCAACTCCCAAGGCTTCTGCAAAAGCTCTACCTTCAATGAGTAAATTAGGCTTGAAAAGGATAAATCCAGAACAAAGTGTGGATTTTgacaccaatccaattactctGAGCTACTCTGGAGTATCTAGCAGACAGAGTCCCTTCAGGACTCCACCCTCTTTGTCTCATTGTCCCGATAAG GTGCATCCTATTAATGACATTCAATGCACTGGACCATCTGATCAACTTTATCTCAGACAGCACAAAAAG ACTTTGCTTGAACTGTTAGATCAAGTTGAAGATGCCATTGCTGTTGATGACGCTACTGTTTGTAACAAGGGAACTGATTCTTTAAAATGTTGTGACGGCATTGCTGATGAGCTCCCTGTTAGAGCCAACCATGCTGATGAAAGAACAAGATCACATAGATCTAAAGAGGATATGGTTGCTGACTCTAGTTATCTGGTTTTGCAG GTGTCTGAAAATTCTAGGTCTGCTGATTCATCTGCTGCTGATGCTCGATCCCCATACAAG GTGCTTCGCTTACTAAATGAGCAAACTGGAGAGGAGCGGGTTGTAAACTTGAGGGATGAGTG GTTTTTCAGTGTAATTGCACCTGGAGATACTGTAAACATAATCGGTCAATTTGATGAAGGAGGAAGTTGTGATATAGGCCATGAAAATAATTTCTTGATTGTGCACCCAGACATTCTGCTGTCTGGAACAAGG GTTGCTGGCAGTTTTGGTTGCCTTAGGAGAACTGTCTTAGATGAGAGGCTAAAATGCAATGAGTACTCTACTGCAGCATTGACTGGAACCTTGCTTCACCAAATTTTTCAG GCTGGGCTCACAGAAGACAATCCATCTATTGACTTCTTGGAAGGTTACACAGAAGTGGTATTACTTAGGAACATTGAGAGTCTGTATGCTTGTGGAG TAAATGAAAGTGATGTTCGGAAAACCTTGATTGATGCTGTCCCGAGAATATTGAGTTGGATTTTACGGTTCACAAATAAGGAG GAAAATGAAGATCCTAATGTTTGTTTTGGATTTCACAATAGGCCTAACAAAGTTGCCATATCTGAG GTAATTGATATTGAAGAGATGGCATGGGCTCCTAAATATGGTTTGAAAGGGATGATTGATGCTTCAGTCAGAGTGACAGTACAATCAGTAAAAGATGAACTGGAGGAGAAGATTATGCCAGTAGAGTTCAAAACCGGGAAATCACCAGCTGGCCAG TCATCAGCAGAACACAATGCTCAAGTAATCTTATATACTCTTCTGATGTCTGAAAG GTATCAAAACACCATTGATTCTGGTCTTCTATATTATCTCCAATCAGATCAGACACAG GGTATTGTGGCTCAAAGATCTGACTTAGTTGGCCTAATAATGCGACGGAACGAGCTAGCAAGTGATATTCTTAAGGCATTAACCTCGCAACAACTTCCAGCAATGTTAAAG AGTCCTGGCATTTGCAAAGGTTGTCGCCATCTTAATGTTTGTAGCATTTATCACAAG TTACATGGTGGAAGCACAAAAAGCAGTGGATTGGAAGATGTATTTGATTCTCTTACTGACCACCTTACATCTTCCCATTCCAAGTTCCTCTGCCATTGGGATCGGCTGATTGACTTGGAAGCCAAGGAGACTGAG CTTTTAAGGAAAGAGATGTGGCGATCACATAGTTTAAAAGCTCCAAACTGTGGTAGCCTTTCTTCTATTGTTCTCGATGCTTCATATGGAATTCCTCATCAGAAATCTGTCAAAGATAATCGCTTTGTTTATCGTTTTGTAAGACAAGATAATTGTCCCTCTGAAGTTTCTGATGGTGATCATTGTAGTACCTATTCAACAAATTTAGATCTTACACTTGCAAGCGGAGACTATGTG GTTTCCTTTTCAAAACGCTTACGAATTCCTGGAAGATGTTCCACTACACATGATCTCCTTCAACAGGTTTGGAGAATCGACAAGGATGAATTTGTGACTTCATTTGCATCTATGAG GTTTAGTCTTGCACAACTTTTTCTACAAAATGTTCGGAGTACTCATCTGCGGAGGATGATTGTTGATCTTGAG GCTCCTAGGTTTGACTGTGAATCTATAGTCAGTCAGGATCCAGCAATATCATATGTTCGGTCGAAGAAATCTTTGAATGATGATCAATGTAAAGCAATTCTCAAG ATACTTGCAGCAAAAGATTATGCGCTTATATTAGGAATGCCTGGAACAGGAAAGACTTCTACGTTGGTTCATGCTGTGAAAGCCTTGCTGGAAAGGGGCTCTTCCATTTTGCTGACAGCCTATACAAACTCTGCAGTTGATAATTTACTCATGAAATTAAAAGCACAG GACATTGATTTTGTTCGGATTGGAAGACCAGAAGCAGTGCATGAGGTGGTCAGAGGACACTGCCTTTCAG CAACAAGTATACAAAATGTTGAAGATATCAAAATAAGGTTAGGTCAAGTCAGAGTTGTTGCAGTTACTTGTCTTGGCATTTCCAGTCCCTTGCTTGCCAACATGAGATTTGATGTATGCATTATGGATGAAGCTGGACAGACAACCTTACCT GTGTCCTTGGGCCCCCTAGCATTTGCTTCAGTGTTTGTACTTGTTGGGGATCATTATCAATTGCCTCCACTTGTCCAG AGCATAGAGGCCCGAGAGAATGGCATGGGGATAAGTTTGTTCTGTAGGCTCTCCGAAACACATCCAGAGGCAATTGCGGAATTACGGAGCCAG TACCGGATGCGTCAAGGCATTATGGACTTGTCAAATGCCTTGATATATGGTGACAGGTTGAGGTGTGGTTCATCTGAAATAGCTAATGCAACACTTGAGTTTTCTAATCTAAACTGTGGCTTGACTTGGCTAGAAGAT GTTTTAAATCCAAGCAGGCCAGTGATTTTTATTGATACTG ACATGTTACCCGCTTTGGAGGTAAGAGATCAGAAGACTGTCAATAATCCAGTTGAAGCTCACATAATTGCCGAG GTTGCAACGGAATTGGTTAGAAATGGAATTGTAGGAGAGCAGATTGGTGTTATTACCCCCTATAATTCACAGGCAAACCTCATCCGGAAAGCAGCTTCCGAGACTACCATGGAGATACATACCATTGACAAATATCAG GGTAGAGATAAGGATTGCATATTAGTCTCTTTCGTAAGATCTAGTGAAAACCCAACGAACCTTGCTGCTTCTCTTCTCGGAGACTGGCACAGGATAAATGTGGCACTCACTCGCGCTAGG AAAAAGTTGATCATGGTGGGGTCTCGTAGAACTCTTTCAAAGGTTCTGCTACTGAAACTTCTCATTAAGAACGTTGAGGAACAATGTGGAATTATAAGTGTTTCGAAGAAGGATATCGTTCCAAAAGGTCAGCTCCGAAAATGTTCTCAAATGGGTTGA